A region from the Nocardioides exalbidus genome encodes:
- a CDS encoding CHAP domain-containing protein: MGNTGKRLRGAWPRRMIVRLLATACIAGGLWGASVATAHADDDYPYAGLGQCPIVAPAPVEPTPTPTPGKPGTPGRPGDAGKPAATEASAPEPVLDPVSGHLYDPRGPRPTCARRVWAIDGSIGDPWGFVLRNCTSFVAWRLHERNGMTSFSNSLGGQHWGNAENWDEVARRLGYRVDRVPAIGAVAQTDDGSVGHVAWVSAIGPGTVTVEEYNHATPGGYGTRTVPVGDFRYLHLDDVAPSPLVGSDRPVVSVADRLGESWTARVDGRGTLWVARPGRPARVVGPRRAFSPVVAPALTLDRRGLPWVAATTRTGRVLAGTTRGNRLVLRPVGTSATTASPAVTLSRTGRPVVATVSATGTLTTRRLTRQRRWSRPDRVGRPGSWATHTAPVLGRDRAGRTLLVAVGRTGSTYALTLGRGRLVKLPGAAASITSTPALTSTGDGTAWLHQVTASGTLVVRSLTGQRWGRARVLDGSWSPYASPAVGEVAGRLYVAAVDVTGALRVRPGLPGMPSRLPGRVRSTGDPTRSPGLVTRHNDGVYVVADRGSRTSSRLLTRPAAAVIGRTAPKRAGFTP; encoded by the coding sequence GTGGGGAATACGGGGAAGCGGCTCCGTGGTGCGTGGCCGCGACGGATGATCGTGCGCCTGCTCGCGACCGCTTGCATCGCGGGCGGGCTGTGGGGCGCCTCCGTCGCGACCGCGCACGCCGACGACGACTACCCCTACGCCGGTCTGGGCCAGTGCCCGATCGTGGCGCCCGCGCCGGTCGAGCCGACGCCCACGCCGACTCCCGGGAAGCCCGGCACGCCCGGCAGGCCCGGCGACGCCGGGAAGCCCGCCGCGACCGAGGCGTCGGCTCCCGAGCCGGTGCTCGACCCGGTCTCCGGGCACCTCTACGACCCGCGGGGCCCCAGGCCGACGTGCGCGCGCCGGGTCTGGGCGATCGACGGCTCGATCGGCGACCCGTGGGGCTTCGTGCTCCGCAACTGCACCAGCTTCGTGGCGTGGCGCCTGCACGAGCGCAACGGGATGACCTCCTTCAGCAACTCCCTCGGCGGCCAGCACTGGGGCAACGCGGAGAACTGGGACGAGGTGGCCCGCCGGCTCGGCTACCGCGTCGACCGCGTGCCGGCGATCGGCGCCGTCGCGCAGACCGACGACGGCAGCGTCGGCCACGTCGCCTGGGTGAGCGCGATCGGCCCCGGCACGGTGACCGTCGAGGAGTACAACCACGCCACGCCCGGTGGCTACGGCACGCGCACCGTCCCGGTCGGCGACTTTCGCTACCTCCACCTCGACGACGTCGCACCGTCGCCGCTCGTCGGCTCCGACCGGCCCGTGGTCTCCGTCGCCGACCGGCTCGGCGAGTCGTGGACGGCCCGTGTCGACGGCCGCGGCACCCTCTGGGTCGCCCGCCCCGGCAGGCCGGCCCGGGTCGTCGGACCGCGCCGGGCCTTCTCGCCCGTCGTCGCGCCGGCGCTGACCCTCGACCGGCGTGGGCTCCCGTGGGTCGCGGCGACCACGCGCACCGGTCGCGTGCTGGCCGGCACCACCCGCGGCAACCGGCTCGTCCTCCGACCCGTCGGCACCTCTGCCACCACGGCGAGCCCGGCCGTCACGCTGTCCCGCACCGGTCGCCCGGTCGTCGCCACCGTCTCCGCGACCGGCACCCTGACCACCCGCCGGCTCACCCGGCAGCGACGGTGGAGCCGGCCGGATCGGGTCGGGCGCCCCGGCTCGTGGGCCACCCACACCGCCCCCGTGCTCGGCCGCGACCGTGCCGGTCGCACGCTGCTCGTCGCGGTCGGCCGCACCGGGTCGACCTACGCGCTCACGCTCGGGCGCGGCAGGCTCGTCAAGCTGCCCGGCGCCGCCGCCTCGATCACCTCGACCCCGGCCCTGACCAGCACCGGCGACGGCACGGCCTGGCTGCACCAGGTCACCGCGAGTGGCACGCTCGTCGTGCGCTCCCTCACCGGCCAGCGCTGGGGCCGCGCGCGGGTGCTCGACGGCAGCTGGTCGCCGTACGCCTCCCCCGCCGTCGGCGAGGTCGCCGGCCGCCTCTACGTCGCGGCCGTGGACGTGACGGGCGCCCTCCGCGTCCGTCCGGGACTGCCCGGGATGCCGTCGCGGCTGCCCGGCCGGGTGCGGTCGACGGGTGACCCGACCCGCTCGCCCGGGCTGGTGACGCGCCACAACGACGGGGTCTACGTCGTCGCCGACCGCGGGTCGAGGACGTCGTCGCGGCTGCTCACCCGACCGGCGGCCGCCGTGATCGGCCGGACCGCGCCGAAGCGCGCGGGCTTCACGCCCTGA
- a CDS encoding PPC domain-containing protein, translated as MRRTISTAVGVAAAACLVAPAAISGAAAGDDQALTPAQQQALDLGIQVAPKGSADATQGLAKGAVTPNPWLANMKDVTDADYFTWNKRMHDAADQRAGSAKLSANRKAAASVLPPAFVHDEEEPAGSAGSNDSTGNAEPITGFGTAAAKNPRVRILGELADLAGEAPTAITTEEDQGSITLATDTGIDGSGAVTTTSVLGDGPHGSITGDGSNDFDFYKVTVAAGQSILADTEGTPTGLDTILAVYDAEGTPLAADDDGGTGTLSNLAYTPEAPGDYYVLVAGFDFFGPLPNDPFDSGSGNGLADEGDYALAISVQQVDHDFYSVRLRPGDTIGGVANGVANGLTITTPSGEERVGGVGTDASSLYPPTSPLPGGGNTTVAYVAEEAGWYAIEVSGAVGSYDVTVEGYRPGTQGDRGRRQTVLLDFAPGRVNSATWGGTGVVNVTPFASFVPLWGIARTDARKVENRIINQVRANLQAEIAGTNTAVNVDVLNARGNEDLIGQENVSRIYVAGTVAETGINTIGIAQYIDPGNFGHQDEAIVLLDSLSEPAGSAYSLNSYITAASDKIKFVSQAVANVTAHEVGHTIGNYHTDNANDVHNMMDSGGANFGQNLYGVGPDGVGGTADDENIEFVVDTYSPVEGFTHEEDTENVTSWAYAGR; from the coding sequence GGTCACGCCGAACCCCTGGCTGGCGAACATGAAGGACGTCACCGACGCCGACTACTTCACCTGGAACAAGCGGATGCACGACGCCGCCGACCAGCGCGCCGGCTCCGCCAAGCTGAGCGCCAACCGCAAGGCCGCCGCCTCGGTGCTCCCGCCCGCGTTCGTCCACGACGAGGAGGAGCCGGCCGGGAGCGCCGGGTCCAACGACTCCACCGGCAACGCCGAGCCGATCACAGGCTTCGGCACGGCCGCCGCGAAGAACCCGCGCGTCCGCATCCTCGGCGAGCTCGCCGACCTCGCGGGCGAGGCGCCGACGGCGATCACGACGGAGGAGGACCAGGGCTCGATCACGCTGGCGACCGACACCGGCATCGACGGCTCGGGCGCCGTCACCACCACCTCCGTCCTCGGCGACGGCCCGCACGGCAGCATCACGGGCGACGGCAGCAACGACTTCGACTTCTACAAGGTCACCGTCGCGGCCGGCCAGTCGATCCTGGCCGACACCGAGGGCACGCCCACCGGCCTGGACACCATCCTCGCGGTCTACGACGCCGAGGGGACGCCGCTCGCGGCCGACGACGACGGCGGCACCGGCACGCTCAGCAACCTGGCCTACACGCCGGAGGCGCCGGGCGACTACTACGTCCTGGTCGCTGGCTTCGACTTCTTCGGCCCCCTCCCCAACGACCCCTTCGACTCCGGCAGCGGCAACGGCCTGGCCGACGAGGGCGACTACGCGCTGGCCATCTCGGTGCAGCAGGTCGACCACGACTTCTACTCCGTGCGCCTGCGCCCGGGCGACACCATCGGCGGCGTCGCCAACGGGGTCGCCAACGGCCTGACCATCACCACGCCCAGCGGTGAGGAGCGGGTCGGCGGCGTCGGCACCGACGCCTCCTCGCTCTACCCGCCCACCTCGCCGCTGCCCGGCGGCGGCAACACCACCGTGGCCTACGTCGCGGAGGAGGCGGGCTGGTATGCCATCGAGGTGTCCGGCGCCGTCGGCTCCTACGACGTCACTGTCGAGGGCTACCGTCCCGGCACCCAGGGTGACCGCGGTCGCCGGCAGACCGTGCTGCTCGACTTCGCCCCCGGACGGGTCAACAGCGCGACCTGGGGCGGCACCGGCGTGGTGAACGTGACGCCGTTCGCCTCCTTCGTCCCCCTGTGGGGCATCGCCCGCACCGACGCCCGCAAGGTCGAGAACCGGATCATCAACCAGGTCCGGGCGAACCTCCAGGCCGAGATCGCCGGCACCAACACCGCGGTCAACGTCGACGTGCTCAACGCCCGTGGCAACGAGGACCTCATCGGCCAGGAGAACGTCTCGCGCATCTACGTCGCGGGCACGGTCGCCGAGACCGGCATCAACACGATCGGGATCGCGCAGTACATCGACCCGGGCAACTTCGGCCACCAGGACGAGGCGATCGTGCTGCTCGACTCGCTCAGCGAGCCGGCGGGATCGGCGTACTCGCTCAACTCCTACATCACCGCGGCGAGCGACAAGATCAAGTTCGTCTCCCAGGCGGTGGCCAACGTGACCGCCCACGAGGTGGGCCACACGATCGGCAACTACCACACCGACAACGCCAACGACGTCCACAACATGATGGACTCCGGCGGCGCGAACTTCGGGCAGAACCTCTACGGGGTGGGCCCGGACGGCGTGGGTGGCACGGCGGACGACGAGAACATCGAGTTCGTCGTCGACACCTACTCCCCGGTGGAGGGCTTCACGCACGAGGAGGACACCGAGAACGTCACCTCGTGGGCCTACGCAGGTCGCTGA
- a CDS encoding TetR/AcrR family transcriptional regulator, whose product MEDPDAPTRRSYDASGRRAAAETRRQRVVDAAAELFPVQGWRATTIATVAAQAGVSPELVSKTFGGKQELLMAAMRSRSFNRGLPLPQAFAALHLEDEPDREVRLDRVVAFVVASLEPMAPFVPVMIQGADQDPRMRVILDAARDGHLVATQDLVRHVATGPLHPDAVDVVYVLTRAETYLTLVPHRGWTSERYATWLRRAIDDAVRPVRA is encoded by the coding sequence GTGGAGGACCCGGACGCGCCGACGCGTCGGTCGTACGACGCCAGCGGCCGTCGTGCCGCTGCGGAGACGCGTCGTCAGCGCGTCGTCGACGCCGCCGCGGAGCTCTTCCCCGTCCAGGGGTGGCGCGCGACGACGATCGCGACGGTCGCTGCGCAGGCCGGGGTCTCACCCGAGCTGGTGAGCAAGACCTTCGGCGGCAAGCAGGAGCTGCTGATGGCGGCCATGCGGTCGCGGAGCTTCAACCGGGGGCTCCCGCTCCCGCAGGCGTTCGCCGCGTTGCACCTCGAGGACGAGCCCGACCGCGAGGTGCGGCTGGACCGGGTGGTCGCGTTCGTCGTCGCCTCGCTCGAGCCGATGGCACCGTTCGTGCCGGTGATGATCCAGGGCGCCGACCAGGACCCGCGCATGCGCGTGATCCTCGACGCCGCCCGGGACGGTCACCTGGTCGCGACGCAGGACCTGGTGCGACACGTCGCGACCGGCCCGCTGCACCCCGACGCCGTCGACGTGGTCTACGTGCTGACCCGCGCCGAGACCTACCTGACGCTGGTGCCGCACCGCGGCTGGACCAGCGAGCGCTACGCGACGTGGCTGCGCCGTGCGATCGACGACGCGGTGCGCCCCGTCAGGGCGTGA